One genomic window of Quercus lobata isolate SW786 chromosome 9, ValleyOak3.0 Primary Assembly, whole genome shotgun sequence includes the following:
- the LOC115961977 gene encoding glutamate-rich protein 6B-like produces the protein MAKVVEDHRRLQDNLGYEDFLEDEDYLKDGDNLEDEVYLGYEDFLEDEDYLEDEDNLENDLEDEDNLEDEVYLGYEDFLEDEDYLKDGDNLEDEDCFNGATVDATI, from the exons ATGGCAAAAGTTGTGGAAGATCATCGCAG ACTTCAAGACAATCTTGGATACGAAGACTTCCTTGAAGACGAAGACTATCTTAAGGATGGAGACAATCTTGAAGATGAAGTCTATCTTGGATACGAAGACTTCCTTGAAGATGAAGACTAtcttgaagatgaagacaatCTTGAAAACGATCTTGAAGACGAAGACAATCTTGAAGACGAAGTCTATCTTGGATACGAAGACTTCCTTGAAGACGAAGACTATCTTAAGGATGGAGACAATCTTGAAGATGAAGACTGCTTTAATGGAGCAACTGTTGATGCAACAATCTAA